In Candidatus Bipolaricaulota bacterium, the following are encoded in one genomic region:
- a CDS encoding SDR family oxidoreductase: protein MELSGKVGIVTGASAGIGAVLARALSEQGVRVALAARRREKLEEIAKECPNETLPVRCDVTQDKERKTLVEETLRRWGRIDILVNNAGIGMYGPIEHASEADIRRLFEVNVFAVFFLTQLVIPIMKRQGSGMILNIGSIGGVVAHSANVTPYVAAKHAVVGFTRGLRRDLEGTGIAVKVVCPQLVYTDFYRKSIGAERMAGMVERLKDRMDTPEEVVQGIFAQLSSDEVVIFPTGKSRKAYELFRDL, encoded by the coding sequence TCGGGATCGTCACCGGGGCGAGCGCAGGGATCGGCGCGGTGCTGGCACGCGCCTTATCCGAGCAGGGAGTGCGCGTGGCCCTTGCTGCCCGCCGGCGCGAAAAGCTGGAAGAGATCGCGAAGGAATGCCCGAATGAGACCCTCCCTGTCCGGTGCGACGTCACGCAGGACAAGGAGAGAAAGACCCTGGTGGAGGAAACGCTCCGCCGGTGGGGGAGAATCGATATCCTGGTCAACAACGCCGGAATCGGGATGTACGGGCCGATCGAACATGCAAGCGAGGCCGATATCCGCCGTCTGTTCGAGGTCAACGTATTCGCTGTCTTCTTCCTCACTCAGCTCGTCATCCCGATCATGAAACGTCAAGGCTCTGGGATGATCCTCAATATTGGATCCATCGGCGGGGTCGTCGCTCACTCGGCGAACGTGACCCCATACGTCGCGGCGAAGCACGCGGTGGTCGGATTCACCCGCGGGCTGCGTCGAGATCTGGAAGGGACCGGGATCGCTGTCAAGGTTGTCTGTCCCCAGCTTGTGTACACCGACTTCTACCGGAAAAGCATCGGGGCAGAGAGGATGGCAGGGATGGTCGAGCGGCTAAAGGACCGGATGGATACTCCGGAAGAGGTAGTACAGGGGATATTTGCCCAGCTCTCTTCCGACGAGGTCGTGATCTTCCCCACGGGAAAGTCGAGGAAGGCGTACGAGCTGTTCCGTGATCTTTAG